The proteins below come from a single Zhouia spongiae genomic window:
- a CDS encoding hybrid sensor histidine kinase/response regulator — translation MDFSKSKITLKVLISYIVLGVLSFIVGHFVFAEIDAYTQLQKDNAADQNKILHVGKVLSLIYENDGLARTAIQSKSWEPFDEYKTMNDSLNIEIDSLSLLLNTKDQTYLLDSIKILISKKESNIQSLKTLKSQDTTEAIILRTLDKLRSMESSLGRLTIKDFVSNPENLDSRTKGALDKYIAYLNENAPKDTSNTINEKTLDSVFKASTKALEELQTSSSKQQASIVRQENKLIANDLLISQQIRKILSAVEEEVIAYSNEISLQRKTAIDRSKDIITWAAIAGIGLIILFSVLILNDFWKSQRYRKELEKTTKKAQLLANTREQLVNMVSHDLRSPLSTIVGYGELLQKSLQNKKKSVHYINKIKNSSAYMNRLVEDLLDYSRLEAGKIALEEVSFNLDAVIRESAQNTRQQYNSKPIDLHFEIDTSLKNNIISDPYRIKQILHNLIGNAYKFTEKGSVTIKAYIDRNTKYGKSLLSVEVIDTGIGIREENQDLVFSEFTQVDEDIKKKKNGYGLGLAISKKLAQLLKGDLTFTSEAGTGSCFKLIVPIRFSDNIHKEKTSGSKEGFAVPFSELNLKAIVIDDDDTLRSLIAETLSANNCTVYTCKDGTEAIELIREKEFDFIITDIQLPKMNGFRFVELLKKELLTGSDKPIIAITGRKDIDKAFYRSNGFSEIIFKPFTSDELIQNIAPFFVKGHKKKQQPDNNPANRQGKNPTIDLRSLKSFVPDEDSLKEILKVFVQDTKKNLTLLDTALNTQNFERIKAISHKMLTMFKQLEAHGVTTILHSLENTDSRHEKTVERQLESLHQEVQTVLDELDKIIN, via the coding sequence ATGGATTTTTCTAAAAGTAAAATTACTCTTAAGGTTCTGATCAGCTATATTGTACTCGGAGTACTCTCATTTATAGTAGGCCATTTCGTTTTTGCGGAAATTGATGCATATACGCAATTACAAAAAGATAATGCAGCTGATCAGAATAAGATCTTACATGTGGGTAAGGTTTTGAGCCTGATTTACGAAAATGACGGCCTGGCCAGAACAGCCATTCAATCTAAATCATGGGAACCTTTTGATGAATACAAAACCATGAACGATAGCTTGAATATTGAAATAGATTCTTTAAGCCTCTTGCTCAACACCAAAGATCAAACATACTTACTCGACAGTATTAAAATCCTTATTTCCAAAAAAGAAAGCAATATACAAAGCCTCAAAACCCTAAAATCTCAAGACACCACCGAAGCCATTATCTTAAGAACCCTTGACAAACTTCGCTCTATGGAATCTTCTTTAGGAAGGCTTACCATAAAAGATTTTGTCAGCAATCCGGAAAATTTGGATTCCAGAACCAAGGGTGCCCTGGATAAATACATTGCCTATTTAAACGAAAATGCACCAAAAGATACCAGCAATACCATTAATGAAAAAACCCTGGATTCTGTATTTAAAGCTTCAACCAAAGCCTTAGAAGAGCTGCAAACCAGTTCTTCTAAACAACAAGCATCTATCGTCCGTCAGGAAAATAAACTCATCGCCAACGACCTGTTGATTTCCCAACAAATCAGAAAGATACTATCTGCGGTTGAAGAAGAGGTCATTGCTTATTCGAATGAGATATCCCTGCAAAGAAAAACAGCTATCGACAGAAGTAAAGATATCATAACATGGGCTGCTATAGCGGGTATCGGACTTATTATTCTTTTTTCTGTTCTGATATTAAATGACTTCTGGAAGAGTCAACGTTATCGGAAAGAGCTGGAAAAAACCACTAAAAAGGCCCAGTTACTGGCCAACACCAGAGAACAATTGGTAAACATGGTTAGCCATGACCTCAGATCGCCGCTGAGTACCATTGTAGGTTATGGAGAGTTATTGCAAAAATCGCTACAGAACAAAAAAAAAAGCGTCCATTACATCAACAAAATAAAGAACTCTTCTGCGTACATGAATCGCCTGGTCGAAGATTTACTTGACTATTCCAGACTGGAGGCCGGAAAAATCGCTTTAGAAGAAGTTAGTTTTAATCTGGATGCGGTTATCAGAGAAAGTGCTCAAAACACCCGGCAGCAATACAATAGCAAACCGATAGATCTTCACTTTGAAATCGACACTTCACTGAAGAATAATATAATTAGCGACCCCTACAGAATAAAACAGATACTTCACAACTTAATAGGCAATGCTTATAAATTCACCGAGAAAGGTTCGGTAACAATCAAAGCATACATCGACAGGAATACCAAATATGGCAAGTCGCTCCTGTCTGTTGAGGTTATAGACACAGGGATTGGCATCAGGGAGGAAAATCAAGACCTGGTTTTTAGCGAATTCACTCAAGTTGATGAGGATATAAAGAAAAAGAAAAACGGTTACGGGCTCGGGTTAGCGATCTCCAAAAAGCTGGCTCAATTATTAAAAGGTGACCTGACCTTTACAAGTGAAGCCGGGACAGGCAGTTGTTTTAAACTGATTGTTCCCATAAGGTTTTCTGACAATATCCATAAAGAGAAAACTTCCGGCAGTAAAGAAGGGTTCGCTGTTCCGTTTTCTGAATTAAACCTCAAGGCCATAGTCATTGATGATGACGACACCTTACGTAGCCTAATAGCAGAAACCCTTTCTGCTAACAACTGTACCGTATACACCTGTAAAGATGGTACTGAAGCAATTGAACTTATCAGAGAGAAGGAATTCGACTTCATTATAACTGACATACAATTGCCTAAAATGAATGGTTTCCGGTTTGTTGAACTTTTGAAAAAAGAACTATTGACTGGTTCGGACAAGCCTATAATTGCCATAACCGGCAGGAAGGATATCGATAAGGCTTTCTACAGATCCAACGGATTTTCGGAAATTATATTTAAACCTTTTACATCGGATGAATTAATACAAAACATAGCTCCTTTTTTTGTTAAAGGACACAAAAAAAAGCAACAGCCCGATAACAACCCGGCGAATCGACAAGGCAAGAACCCCACGATCGATCTTAGGAGTTTAAAATCGTTTGTTCCTGATGAAGATTCACTCAAAGAAATCTTAAAGGTGTTTGTTCAGGATACAAAAAAGAACTTAACCCTGCTTGACACTGCCCTGAATACTCAAAACTTTGAACGTATTAAGGCTATCAGCCATAAAATGCTGACAATGTTTAAGCAACTTGAAGCACATGGGGTGACAACAATTTTACATTCATTGGAAAACACAGACTCCCGACATGAAAAAACAGTTGAAAGACAATTAGAATCTTTACATCAGGAAGTCCAAACAGTACTAGATGAGCTGGATAAAATAATTAATTGA